A window of the Diceros bicornis minor isolate mBicDic1 chromosome 30, mDicBic1.mat.cur, whole genome shotgun sequence genome harbors these coding sequences:
- the NDUFB7 gene encoding NADH dehydrogenase [ubiquinone] 1 beta subcomplex subunit 7: MGAHLSRRYLGDASGEPDPLRMPTFAPDYGFPGRKEREMVATQQQMNDAQLVLQQRDYCAHYLIRLLKCKRDSFPNFLGCKREQHDWDHCEHLDYVMRMKEFERERRLLQRKKRREQREAAAARGQGAGEVDPEVAL, encoded by the exons ATGGGGGCGCACCTGTCCCGGCGCTACCTGGGCGATGCATCCGGGGAGCCCGACCCCCTGCGGATGCCCACCTTCGCGCCCGACTACGGCTTCCCGGGGCGCAAGGAGCGCG AGATGGTGGCCACCCAGCAGCAGATGAACGACGCGCAGCTGGTGCTCCAGCAGCGGGACTACTGCGCCCACTACCTCATCCGGCTGCTCAAGTGCAAGCGCGACAGCTTCCCCAACTTCCTGGGCTGCAAGCGCGAGCAGCACGACTGGGACCACTGCGAGCACCTCGA CTACGTGATGCGCATGAAGGAGTTTGAGCGGGAGCGGCGGCTGCTCCAGCGGAAGAAGCggcgggagcagagggaggcggcggcggccagAGGCCAGGGCGCCGGCGAGGTGGACCCCGAGGTGGCCCTGTAG
- the TECR gene encoding very-long-chain enoyl-CoA reductase isoform X2, with the protein MKHYEVEILDAKTREKLCFLDKVEPQATIAEIKNLFTKSHPQWYPARQSLRLDPKGKSLKDEDVLQKLPVGTTATLYFRDLGAQISWVTVFLTEYAGPLFIYLLFYFRVPFIYGHRYDFTSSRHTVVHLACICHSFHYVKRLLETLFVHRFSHGTMPLRNIFKNCTYYWGFAAWMAYYINHPLYTPPTYGAQQVKLALAIFVICQLGNFSIHMALRDLRPAGSKTRKIPYPTKNPFTWLFLLVSCPNYTYEVGSWIGFAIMTQCLPVALFSLVGFTQMTIWAKGKHCSYLKEFRDYPPLRMPIIPFLL; encoded by the exons GTGGAGATTCTGGACGCGAAGACGCGAGAGAAGCTGTGCTTCCTGGACAAG GTGGAGCCCCAGGCCACCATTGCTGAGATCAAGAACCTTTTCACCAAGAGCC ATCCGCAGTGGTACCCTGCCCGCCAGTCCCTCCGCCTGGACCCCA agggcaagtcccTGAAGGACGAGGATGTCCTGCAGAAGCTGCCTGTGGGCACCACGGCCACACTTTACTTCCGGGACCTGGGGGCCCAGATCAGCTGGGTGACG GTCTTCCTGACAGAGTACGCGGGGCCCCTTTTCATCTACCTGCTCTTCTACTTCCGGGTGCCCTTCATCTACGGCCACAGATACGACTTCACGTCCAGCAGGCACACGGTGGTGCA CCTGGCCTGCATCTGCCACTCATTCCACTACGTCAAGCGCCTGTTGGAGACGCTCTtcgtgcaccgcttctcccacgGCACCATGCCCTTGCGCAACATCTTCAAG AACTGCACTTACTACTGGGGCTTCGCCGCCTGGATGGCCTATTACATCAACCACCCTCTCTACACGCCCCCCA CCTATGGAGCTCAGCAGGTTAAACTAGCGCTCGCCATCTTTGTG ATCTGCCAACTTGGCAACTTCTCCATCCACATGGCCCTGCGCGACCTGCGGCCAGCTG GGTCCAAGACCAGGAAGATTCCCTACCCCACCAAGAACCCCTTCACGTGGCTCTTCCTGCTGGTGTCCTGCCCCAACTACACCTACGAG GTGGGGTCCTGGATCGGCTTTGCTATCATGACCCAGTGTCTCCCAG TGGCCCTCTTCTCCCTGGTGGGCTTCACGCAGATGACCATCTGGGCCAAGGGCAAGCACTGCAGCTACCTGAAGGAGTTCCGCGACTACCCGCCGCTGCGCATGCCCATCATCCCCTTCCTGCTCTGA
- the TECR gene encoding very-long-chain enoyl-CoA reductase isoform X1 — protein MDLSMSLVAREASQGLGPGVNGLPRPTPPKAAKKPKKAVLFFEVEILDAKTREKLCFLDKVEPQATIAEIKNLFTKSHPQWYPARQSLRLDPKGKSLKDEDVLQKLPVGTTATLYFRDLGAQISWVTVFLTEYAGPLFIYLLFYFRVPFIYGHRYDFTSSRHTVVHLACICHSFHYVKRLLETLFVHRFSHGTMPLRNIFKNCTYYWGFAAWMAYYINHPLYTPPTYGAQQVKLALAIFVICQLGNFSIHMALRDLRPAGSKTRKIPYPTKNPFTWLFLLVSCPNYTYEVGSWIGFAIMTQCLPVALFSLVGFTQMTIWAKGKHCSYLKEFRDYPPLRMPIIPFLL, from the exons ATGGATCTGAGCATGAGCTTGGTGGCCCGGGAGGCCAGCCAGGGCCTCGGCCCCGGCGTCAATGGCCTCCCCCGGCCCACGCCCCCTAAGGCGGCCAAGAAGCCTAAAAAGGCTGTTCTCTTCTTCGAGGTGGAGATTCTGGACGCGAAGACGCGAGAGAAGCTGTGCTTCCTGGACAAG GTGGAGCCCCAGGCCACCATTGCTGAGATCAAGAACCTTTTCACCAAGAGCC ATCCGCAGTGGTACCCTGCCCGCCAGTCCCTCCGCCTGGACCCCA agggcaagtcccTGAAGGACGAGGATGTCCTGCAGAAGCTGCCTGTGGGCACCACGGCCACACTTTACTTCCGGGACCTGGGGGCCCAGATCAGCTGGGTGACG GTCTTCCTGACAGAGTACGCGGGGCCCCTTTTCATCTACCTGCTCTTCTACTTCCGGGTGCCCTTCATCTACGGCCACAGATACGACTTCACGTCCAGCAGGCACACGGTGGTGCA CCTGGCCTGCATCTGCCACTCATTCCACTACGTCAAGCGCCTGTTGGAGACGCTCTtcgtgcaccgcttctcccacgGCACCATGCCCTTGCGCAACATCTTCAAG AACTGCACTTACTACTGGGGCTTCGCCGCCTGGATGGCCTATTACATCAACCACCCTCTCTACACGCCCCCCA CCTATGGAGCTCAGCAGGTTAAACTAGCGCTCGCCATCTTTGTG ATCTGCCAACTTGGCAACTTCTCCATCCACATGGCCCTGCGCGACCTGCGGCCAGCTG GGTCCAAGACCAGGAAGATTCCCTACCCCACCAAGAACCCCTTCACGTGGCTCTTCCTGCTGGTGTCCTGCCCCAACTACACCTACGAG GTGGGGTCCTGGATCGGCTTTGCTATCATGACCCAGTGTCTCCCAG TGGCCCTCTTCTCCCTGGTGGGCTTCACGCAGATGACCATCTGGGCCAAGGGCAAGCACTGCAGCTACCTGAAGGAGTTCCGCGACTACCCGCCGCTGCGCATGCCCATCATCCCCTTCCTGCTCTGA